TATCAGTTGTTTGGGAATATAACGAATAAAGTAGAAACAACTCAAAAAGTGATTGCGTTAACTTTTGATGATGGACCAACAGATAACGTAAAAATGATTTTGCCACTATTAGAAAAGTATAATGCCAAAGCGACCTTTTTTCTAATTGGTGAAGAACTTGAAAAACATCCAGACGAAGCAAAAAAAATTGCAGAAGAAGGACATCAAATTGGCAATCACACGTATTCTCATAATCGAATGGTTTTCAAAACCCTTTCCTACTATAAGGATGAAATTGAAAAAACAGATCTATTAATTCGAAATGCTGGATTTAAAGGCGAAATTGATGTTCGGCCCCCTAACGGAAAAAAACTTATAGGCTTCCCGTATTACTTAAGTAAACATAATCGAGACACGATAACTTGGAATCTCGAGCCAGACAGCTTTTACGACTCGGCTTCAGACAAAGTGAATTATGTGAAAGAGAATGTTACACCTGGTTCGATTATTTTAATTCATCCAATGTATGATAATACCGATAAAGTACTTGAAACAATTGAAGGCATTTTACAAGAGCTTTCAAATGAGGGCTATACATTTGTTACTGTGAATGAACTTCAGGATTTATAAAACTTGTGAGATAGCTTAAAGAGACTAAATTTAAACTAATGTCACTCATTCGAGTGGCATTTTTAGGAGGATAAAAGAGTTTTAGGATTCACCTGTGATGATTTTCTGATTAAGAATATTCTTTTAAGAATAATTGGTGCAATCTTTATTTTCGTTGGAGTTGATATATTACATAGACAATTCCATCCTCATAAAAATAATTCTCACAAAATAAATTACAATAGGGAGAATCTAAATGAAAAAATTAATATCTATATTTTTATTATTAACATTCCTTATAGGTTGTTCTAATCAATCAAATGAAAACTTATTTATTGCTACAAGTATTTCCACAAGTAAATTTAGTAAAAATAATGATTATTACATTGTTTCCGATTTAGAGTATTTAGGAGAAAAGTCTGCAATAATTGAGAAAATTGAAATTGTAAAAGCTGACGAAGTAATTGACGAATACATATTAATAGATGAATTTAATTATTCTTTTTTTATAGGGGATAAGTATTCACGTATAGTATAGGTGTTCATAAAAACTTAGAAAGAATTGGTGGCGATGTAATACCAGCAGAAAACTCTATTATTAATAAAGATAATATGCTTAAGCTAATATTAAAAATCAATACGAAGTCTAGTATAACAAAAAGTAATAATCGCTATATTAGAATTAAGTACATTATTGATAAAGAAACGAGAGAAGAAGTACTAGATTCAAAAACTGTTAATCAACTTGAAACCGCATTAGATTAGATAAAATCCTTTAAACCCACTCTTTTTAGTCTTCTTCTTACGTTTTTTACCCTTGATAAAGAAAGACTATAGACAATCTATTGAAAAAGTAATAGTATTTGCAACATATCTATAATAATTATTATATTCTGAAAAAGGTGAGCATACATGGAATTATCAAAAAAACTACAGCAACTCCCAACTCAATTTTTTGCAGCACTTGTACAAAAGGTCAATGCGGCACTAGCGGAAGGGCGCGACATTATTAATCTTGGACAAGGCAATCCCGACCAACCGACGCCCCCACACATTATTAAAGCGCTTCAAGAGGCAGCAGAAAACCCTCAGCATCATAAATATTCCCCGTTCCGTGGTATTACTGAATTACGCCAAGCTGCAGCTGCGTTTTATAAACGTGAATACAATGTGGATATTAATCCTGATACAGAAGTAGCCATTTT
The genomic region above belongs to Lysinibacillus sp. FSL W8-0992 and contains:
- a CDS encoding polysaccharide deacetylase family protein → MKKKVTIIATGFLLVFLLLFGTYKLMNSRAYQLFGNITNKVETTQKVIALTFDDGPTDNVKMILPLLEKYNAKATFFLIGEELEKHPDEAKKIAEEGHQIGNHTYSHNRMVFKTLSYYKDEIEKTDLLIRNAGFKGEIDVRPPNGKKLIGFPYYLSKHNRDTITWNLEPDSFYDSASDKVNYVKENVTPGSIILIHPMYDNTDKVLETIEGILQELSNEGYTFVTVNELQDL